The sequence below is a genomic window from Phycodurus eques isolate BA_2022a chromosome 6, UOR_Pequ_1.1, whole genome shotgun sequence.
aatagtgcgaTAATATGGAACAGTGTCacttgtgcaaatgatgcagatacttctcaaacACATGAGTGGGCAATATTGGTCAATAACAGgtatgcaaattgtgcagagtggcgagactactacagtgtgtgcacgagtaatgtatcaTTGGCCTGACAAAGATGTGAtgacaatctcaagacaaaattgacagcatgttacaatggaattatAAGTTCactgtttaactcattcactgccaggcttcccagttaacatggatatttgacttctaaagccgtcaatggcagtgaatgtgtttaagaagttaatggcaagagggaagaagctgttggaacgtCTGTAGGCAAACTTCAGGGAGTCCAGCAGGGAtttgtgatgctcttgaggtggtccagcatgaccACACATGGGGGGTTGGGttaaaaaagtttgcatggtttaaataaggggtgtccaaattatgaacaaccattttcttagcagcccccagcatagactaaaatgaacatctGACTTGGTGTTCAATATCagacctatgaactaaaaggcaatgtgcgtgtaactaacccaattgagttaatattcattcattaatgtttcagctaaaagttaaatataacattGTTCAAATAGTTATTTGTGACTGTTGTATCACGTGGAAGGTTTTATATGTGTAAGTTTTAACTTGaattcctgttttaagcatgtagccttttgTAGCACCGGAAGTCAACCTTTTGGCACGAAAGGTAACTTCACATGACACCggtgaaaacaaaagtaaacagAGATAGCGTGGAAAAGAggaatgaatggaaccaaatgctctgtaaaacgattcctttacctacccaccgatgagggaCAAGATTAGTGTAAAACAAGGTGAACCATTGTAATACAATTCAACAGTCTACGTTAACTTTGATAACTAGAGACTTGTGGCTGCAAAacaacttgtttttgttcttgtttgtaGAGCCCACATTATCTCCCCCGGACGCCCCCACAACATTAGAGCCCTCAACCACCCAGGAGGCGAACTCGGACTCGGGTATGATCACCCAAGACAACTATACTAGTCCTCGTACACAACACAAAGTAGCTCATGACATCAGAGTATTCTGATATTTACTTCTGATCCCAAATTGTACGACCTCACTTTAGAGGTTTCACTCAATGTCATTTATGTTTAGTTCAAAGTAGGGAAGTTacacttttaatttaaaaaatctcgTTATTTTCAGAGGTTGCAACAGAAGATAAAACAGAAGATCTGGGCTCAAGATTGTACAGTCCAGGtacaacatatacagtacatgtgattGTATTATGATTAGTGGTAGCAGTAGTGGTAACAGTACAGTGGCAGTAGCAATAGTAGTAGTGGTATCATCATATTCatcattaataattaataataatatataatataatatatatcctAATAACAtcactaataataattttaatttatatagGACCTTTCAAAAGACCCAAAGATGCTTATTCTGAtttgtatattgttttatttgtatataatgtattacagtatatacacgtATGTATCTATAgtactttgttttatatttttatttgtatattatatagatatatagctatttgtattatttaattttagttttcaCAGTTTCAAGGGATCCAatgtttttgtatctttttagatttatatataaaatatatatctttatatttgttttaaatactgtacatatttaattatatttttacttgcagtttattttttacattatttatttatttagttagttagttacttacttacttgcggcgcggtgggcgactggttagagcgtcagcctcacagttctgaggaccagggttcaatccccgcccccgcctgtgtggtgtttgcatgctctccccgtgcctgcgtgggttttctccggccactccggtttcttcccacatcccaaaaacatgcacggtaggttaactgacaactctaaattccccgtaggtttgaatgtgagtgcgaatggttgtttgtttgtatgtgccctgcgattggctggcaaccggttcagggtgtaccccgcctccttcctgatgatagctgggataggctccagcacgcccgcgaccctagtgaggagaagcggctcagaaaatggatggattgatggacttacttacttacttattgGTAGTCAAAGTAATTCTTGTCTAATTTTCTGATGATTGTTTTCTTGGAAGGGAGCACAGACAAGCCCGGGTGGTTGAACTCGACGTTGACCCCCCAGAGGGCCGAGGGTCTGAGCATCACAGTCATCCTCATCCCGGTGGCCCTGGTGGTCTTCATCATCGTCATTATCATGTTCGCCCTCTTCCTCAAGCGCAGATTCAATATTGAGGCTGCCGTTCAAGGTGAAAAGTGCTTTTTTAAGTACAAATACTGTGAGATCTGTAATAATACACTAAGtcatatgttttttgtttttgttttgtttttagattcCAGAAAGGATGATCCATATCTGGATGGGTCCAGCACAGAAAAAGTACCAATGTACGTACTtcacaaaaatatattgcaTATCAGTAAGATCTTGATATTTTAATGCGGCATTTATAAGTTAACAGCAAAGTGGCTAAAATCAGGCGGCCTCATTTAGCAACTTTAATAATAAATCCTTTGTTAAGACATTTATAATTAAGTTAGGGTAAACAAAACTGCTGTTTTGTATGTCCAGGCCCATGTTTGAAGAAGACGTTCCTTCAGTGTTGGAGCTGGAGATGGAAGAACTGGACCAGTGGATGATCAAAGACGGTACCGTTTTAGCAATGTAGCACAATGTATGAAAATTGTATGTAATgtatgaatggaaaaaaaaaggatgacaatatatataatatacacagaCTTTATCACaccactgtgtatatataattaaatatatataaattataaaataggtatatcaatatcaaataataatacataaaataaatcaaatacaaatttataaaaaaatatgaaaaataaaaatatacacaatatatataaacagatacaatttatacaataaaaatatattttaaaatgaatgtagaaatatttatcaaaacaaacaaaaacctaaGTCTGAAAAAAATTAAGGATCTATGtttcaaaaatatgaaaataaatagttaaataAAGGACATAACATAAAGCTTTTCTCAGTCTTGGCCCAACATTGAAGGGGGCGTGTTGAGTAGTTGCTCAAAAAGTGTGCTATATTGTCGATCCTTGGGTTATTTtgaccacagatgtcacatACATGTtacttacagtatgtaaatACATTAGTCCTATTTATGTTCCGGATGTTTCCATCCGGTGACTGACGGATTGCGACACACACAAACGTGTCAGCCGTTACAACATAACGGGCCCGTGTGGTGGAACATGGGCGACCGCCTTTGTT
It includes:
- the tmem154 gene encoding transmembrane protein 154 isoform X2, with the translated sequence MKLPAVTIRLSGSCDAVTHNTTQQDGNMSAPRPSCSSMRGHHGNTPLFLLLLWLLTGTWTGKVSSQDEGTEEESRTVEEVTVDQEQAEEDKKTSEPTLSPPDAPTTLEPSTTQEANSDSGSTDKPGWLNSTLTPQRAEGLSITVILIPVALVVFIIVIIMFALFLKRRFNIEAAVQDSRKDDPYLDGSSTEKVPMPMFEEDVPSVLELEMEELDQWMIKDG
- the tmem154 gene encoding transmembrane protein 154 isoform X3 gives rise to the protein MKLPAVTIRLSGSCDAVTHNTTQQDGNMSAPRPSCSSMRGHHGNTPLFLLLLWLLTGTWTGKVSSQDEGTEEESRTVEEVTVDQEQAEEDKKTSGSTDKPGWLNSTLTPQRAEGLSITVILIPVALVVFIIVIIMFALFLKRRFNIEAAVQDSRKDDPYLDGSSTEKVPMPMFEEDVPSVLELEMEELDQWMIKDG
- the tmem154 gene encoding transmembrane protein 154 isoform X1, with translation MKLPAVTIRLSGSCDAVTHNTTQQDGNMSAPRPSCSSMRGHHGNTPLFLLLLWLLTGTWTGKVSSQDEGTEEESRTVEEVTVDQEQAEEDKKTSEPTLSPPDAPTTLEPSTTQEANSDSEVATEDKTEDLGSRLYSPGSTDKPGWLNSTLTPQRAEGLSITVILIPVALVVFIIVIIMFALFLKRRFNIEAAVQDSRKDDPYLDGSSTEKVPMPMFEEDVPSVLELEMEELDQWMIKDG